One Stenotrophomonas oahuensis genomic region harbors:
- a CDS encoding superoxide dismutase family protein — translation MRLIHTALFAAIATLGLTACNKPAEPEATPAADTAPAADAAAAANDAPPAMMSSDAHANHTAMAELAPTQGNDAKGSITFSVVDGKVHAKGEVTGLKPNSEHGFHIHETGDCSAPDGASAGGHFNPGKEDHGSVAASPHHGGDMPNIKADAEGKAVVDADVSTNVNIGEGNEFDIIGRGLIVHADPDDYKTQPTGNAGARLACAVIKAAP, via the coding sequence ATGCGTCTGATCCACACCGCGTTGTTCGCCGCCATTGCCACCCTTGGCCTGACCGCCTGCAACAAGCCGGCCGAACCGGAAGCAACCCCGGCCGCTGACACCGCACCGGCGGCCGATGCCGCTGCCGCCGCCAACGATGCGCCGCCGGCGATGATGAGCAGCGATGCGCATGCCAATCACACCGCCATGGCCGAGCTTGCGCCGACCCAGGGCAACGACGCCAAGGGCAGCATCACCTTCAGCGTGGTGGACGGCAAAGTGCACGCCAAGGGCGAAGTCACCGGCCTGAAGCCGAACAGCGAACATGGCTTCCATATCCATGAAACCGGCGACTGCAGTGCACCCGATGGTGCGAGCGCCGGTGGTCACTTCAATCCGGGCAAGGAAGACCACGGCAGCGTGGCGGCCAGCCCGCATCACGGCGGTGACATGCCGAACATCAAGGCCGATGCAGAGGGCAAGGCGGTGGTGGATGCGGATGTGTCGACCAACGTAAACATTGGTGAGGGCAATGAATTTGACATCATTGGTCGTGGGCTGATCGTCCATGCTGACCCGGATGACTACAAGACTCAGCCGACCGGGAATGCCGGTGCCCGTCTGGCGTGTGCTGTGATCAAGGCTGCGCCGTAA
- a CDS encoding acetyl-CoA C-acetyltransferase yields MSGMSMPNARPVAILGGVRIPFCRQNTAYSDVGNLGMSVRTLGALVERFGLHGQQLGEVAMGAVIKHSSDWNLGREATLSSGLSPLTPGITLQRACGTSLDTIITVANKIALGQIESGIGGGSDTTSDVPIVYGKKLRARLLAANRAKSTGDKIKALTSGFKFSELKPEFPGVAEPRTGKSMGDHCEDMAKEWNIARDSQDEWAVSSHKKLAAAYERGFFNDLIAPFRGVERDNILRPDTSLEKLATLKPAFDKVSGRGTLTAANSTPLTDGAAAVLLASEEWARAHGHEPLAYLRDSQVSAVDFVHGEGLLMAPTIAVPEMLKRNGLTLQDFDIYEIHEAFAAQVLCTLRAWESEDYCRNRLGLDAPLGRIDPEKINPLGSSLATGHPFAATGARVIATAAKQLAERGGGRALVSICTAGGMGVVAIVER; encoded by the coding sequence ATGTCAGGTATGTCCATGCCCAACGCTCGTCCCGTCGCCATCCTCGGTGGTGTCCGCATTCCGTTCTGCCGCCAGAACACCGCCTATTCGGATGTCGGCAACCTTGGCATGTCGGTGCGCACGCTGGGCGCGCTGGTGGAACGCTTCGGTCTGCACGGGCAGCAACTGGGCGAAGTGGCGATGGGTGCGGTGATCAAGCACTCCAGCGACTGGAACCTGGGCCGCGAAGCCACGCTGTCGTCGGGCCTCTCGCCGCTCACCCCGGGCATCACCCTGCAGCGTGCCTGTGGCACCTCGCTGGACACCATCATTACTGTCGCCAACAAGATCGCGCTGGGCCAGATTGAATCGGGCATCGGCGGCGGTTCGGACACCACGTCCGACGTGCCGATCGTGTACGGCAAGAAGCTGCGTGCGCGTCTTCTGGCCGCCAACCGCGCCAAGAGCACCGGCGACAAGATCAAGGCGCTGACCTCGGGCTTCAAGTTCAGCGAACTCAAGCCGGAGTTCCCGGGCGTGGCTGAGCCGCGCACCGGCAAGAGCATGGGCGACCACTGCGAAGACATGGCCAAGGAATGGAACATCGCCCGCGATTCGCAGGACGAGTGGGCCGTGTCCTCGCACAAGAAGCTGGCCGCCGCCTATGAGCGCGGCTTCTTCAACGACCTGATCGCGCCGTTCCGTGGTGTTGAGCGCGACAACATCCTGCGCCCGGATACCTCGCTGGAAAAGCTGGCCACGTTGAAGCCGGCGTTCGACAAGGTGTCCGGTCGTGGCACGCTCACCGCTGCCAACTCCACCCCGCTCACCGACGGTGCGGCGGCGGTGCTGCTGGCCAGCGAGGAATGGGCGCGTGCACATGGCCACGAGCCGCTGGCCTACCTGCGTGATTCGCAGGTGTCGGCGGTGGATTTCGTGCACGGCGAAGGCCTGCTGATGGCTCCGACCATCGCGGTGCCGGAAATGCTCAAGCGCAACGGTCTCACCTTGCAGGATTTCGACATCTACGAGATCCATGAAGCCTTCGCGGCGCAGGTGCTGTGCACGCTGCGTGCGTGGGAAAGCGAAGATTATTGCCGCAACCGCCTGGGCCTGGATGCGCCGCTGGGCCGCATCGATCCGGAGAAGATCAACCCGCTGGGCTCGTCGCTGGCCACCGGCCATCCGTTCGCCGCCACCGGCGCACGCGTCATTGCGACGGCCGCCAAGCAGCTGGCCGAACGCGGTGGTGGCCGCGCGCTGGTGTCGATCTGCACCGCCGGCGGCATGGGCGTGGTGGCGATCGTCGAACGTTGA
- a CDS encoding heme biosynthesis protein HemY — MKPIQSVVVLLLAVVLGVVAAQWLGTESLRQYGEVIYRHGGVDYRSSVPQVALMVLVALLVLWLLWSLASSPFRAWGRYRRKQGRVKLIEGLQAHEYGHWQRAEKSLVSAAEDSEVSSVALTTAVRSAEARNDAASVDQYLQRLSTTDATGYALMQAERLLQLERPVDAINALDVPGVQPLPPRGLWLRTEALARAGRAHEAYGQLGALRKQKILPDEDMAELESRLAAQSLLEATDVNALAAQWEATPKALRSDPDVVSAYALRAVALDWEEPALLNLEQALDSRWNESLVTLYGQMPVDKLATRQANLQRWLGQQPGSPALLLALGRIAARQGEHVQAEDYLHRAIAAGAGPEAWEALGEVFVARGEPTLAAQCFGNALRQQRGEDSVALARAEAAGAPVAAVVPERATVEEQSLMSEPAPVLDHPAEHDAFGNRREP, encoded by the coding sequence ATGAAGCCGATTCAATCCGTGGTGGTCCTGCTGCTGGCCGTGGTGCTGGGCGTGGTGGCCGCGCAATGGCTGGGCACCGAATCACTGCGTCAGTATGGCGAGGTGATCTACCGCCACGGCGGCGTGGACTACCGCAGCAGCGTGCCGCAGGTAGCGCTGATGGTGCTGGTGGCGTTGCTGGTGCTGTGGCTGTTGTGGAGCCTGGCCTCGTCGCCGTTCCGCGCCTGGGGCCGCTACCGTCGCAAGCAGGGCCGGGTGAAGCTGATCGAAGGTCTGCAGGCGCACGAGTACGGCCACTGGCAGCGTGCGGAGAAGTCGCTGGTGAGCGCCGCTGAAGACAGCGAAGTAAGCTCGGTGGCGCTGACCACAGCGGTGCGCAGCGCCGAAGCGCGTAATGACGCCGCCAGTGTCGACCAGTATCTGCAGCGTCTTTCCACCACCGATGCCACCGGATATGCGCTGATGCAGGCCGAGCGTCTGCTGCAGCTGGAGCGGCCGGTAGACGCGATCAACGCGCTGGACGTACCCGGCGTGCAGCCGCTGCCGCCGCGTGGCCTGTGGCTGCGCACCGAGGCGCTGGCGCGTGCAGGCCGCGCGCACGAGGCGTATGGACAGCTGGGTGCGCTGCGCAAGCAGAAGATCCTGCCCGACGAAGACATGGCCGAACTGGAAAGCCGTCTGGCCGCGCAGTCGCTGCTGGAAGCCACTGACGTCAATGCGCTGGCTGCGCAGTGGGAAGCCACGCCGAAGGCATTGCGCAGCGACCCGGATGTGGTGAGCGCGTATGCGCTTCGCGCGGTGGCGCTGGACTGGGAAGAACCGGCGCTGTTGAACCTGGAACAGGCGCTGGACTCGCGCTGGAACGAATCGCTGGTGACCCTGTACGGGCAGATGCCGGTGGACAAGCTGGCGACCCGCCAAGCCAATCTGCAGCGCTGGCTGGGCCAGCAGCCGGGTAGCCCGGCATTGCTGCTGGCACTGGGGCGGATTGCTGCGCGCCAGGGCGAGCATGTGCAGGCCGAGGACTATCTGCACCGTGCCATTGCTGCCGGTGCGGGTCCGGAGGCGTGGGAAGCGCTGGGCGAAGTATTCGTAGCGCGCGGTGAGCCGACGTTGGCTGCGCAGTGCTTTGGGAATGCACTGAGGCAGCAGCGTGGTGAGGACAGCGTGGCGCTGGCTAGGGCTGAGGCCGCAGGTGCGCCGGTGGCCGCGGTGGTGCCGGAGCGGGCGACTGTGGAAGAGCAGTCATTGATGAGTGAGCCGGCACCGGTGTTGGATCACCCGGCCGAGCATGATGCGTTTGGGAACCGGCGCGAGCCCTGA